One region of Purpureocillium takamizusanense chromosome 4, complete sequence genomic DNA includes:
- a CDS encoding uncharacterized protein (EggNog:ENOG503NXXV~SECRETED:SignalP(1-17~SECRETED:cutsite=ATA-QE~SECRETED:prob=0.9719)): MRLVAALCLTLLGFATAQETGNHPEWPRWCGKAYKPEYPSFDPGGQTVEPPELPGGPALDIQFKPRYSIYLESDKQAEFVVTAAVSKWYGQPWPGLDAPEKAPKVVFTINLVSNNDVLVSNVVKAGSTGNVFAFNLTGLKPSFEPYQVVLFGATESGAPNVTTTSEFSLLPEKTTGSVTKLDNLSGGILFRSAATGHRFEPFLPYGFYASCDNFLCDKDSVRKIKAYRDLGLNSMVSLTTVFHSRREYEYLDALDLRFMYDLRGYYKNLTAVREQVAAIKDFDAIYSYWGSDEPDGHQDPFHLLPEARAAIRELDPYHPVSVTLNCQDYYFQEYTAGADLIMEDVYPIGTNGTFSKWGTPCNATYGDCGCDNCEGNVQDVARRLDVLARHEARRGLWPKTKAHNPQSFHGEGYWLRDPTRDEAVAMDALGFQHGAKAVASWVWPTSEALAGVRGAFAKVVARSPVRDLIVRGVAERIRAQGPGEGVVDAAYWRLGTRVLVSVVNGGYEPIRDDVAIPLPESLAVKTKENVVWGNGTWTLQGSQLRLRGQSAMSTNMIILGVGG; this comes from the exons ATGAGACTTGTCGCAGCTCTTTGCCTGACGCTGCTCGGCTTCGCGACCGCGCAGGAGACGGGTAACCACCCAGAATGGCCGCGGTGGTGCGGCAAGGCGTACAAGCCGGA GTATCCCAGCTTCGACCCCGGCGGCCAAACGGTCGAGCCACCCGAACTGCCTGGCGGCCCGGCGCTGGATATCCAGTTCAAACCGCGCTACAGCATCTATCTGGAAAGCGACAAGCAGGCCGAGttcgtcgtcaccgccgccgtgtccaaGTGGTACGGCCAACCATGGccgggcctcgacgcgccgGAAAAGGCACCCAAGGTCGTCTTCACCATCAACCTCGTCTCCAACAACGACGTCTTGGTCTCGAACGTGGTCAAAGCTGGCTCGACGGGAAACGTCTTTGCCTTCAACCTCACCGGGCTGAAGCCCAGCTTCGAGCCGTACCAGGTCGTCCTCTTTGGCGCCACCGAGAGCGGAGCACCAAAcgtcacgacgacgagcgagttCTCGCTCCTGCCGGAGAAGACGACCGGCAGCGTGACCAAGCTGGACAACCTGAGCGGCGGGATACTGttccgcagcgccgcgacggggcACAGGTTCGAGCCCTTTTTGCCGTACGGCTTCTACGCCTCGTGCGACAACTTTCTCTGCGACAAGGACAGCGTCCGCAAGATCAAGGCGTACCGCGACCTGGGGCTCAACAGCATGGTGTCGCTGACGACCGTCTTCCACTCGCGGCGTGAGTACGAGTACCTGGACGCGCTGGACCTGAGGTTCATGTACGACCTGCGCGGGTATTACAAGAACTTGACGGCGGTGCGAGAGCAGGTGGCTGCGATCAAGGACTTTGACGCGATATACTCGTACTGGGGGTCTGACGA ACCCGACGGCCATCAGGACCCGTTCCACCTCCTGcccgaggcccgcgccgccatccgcgagctCGACCCCTACCACCCCGTGTCGGTGACGCTCAACTGCCAAGACTACTACTTCCAAGAGTacacggcgggcgcggaccTCATCATGGAGGACGTCTACCCGATCGGCACCAACGGCACCTTCTCGAAATGGGGCACCCCGTGCAACGCCACGTACGGCGACTGCGGGTGCGACAACTGCGAGGGCAACGTGCAGgacgtggcgcggcggctcgacgtCCTGGCGCGgcacgaggcgcggcgcgggctctGGCCCAAGACCAAGGCGCACAACCCGCAGAGCTTCCACGGCGAGGGGTACTGGCTGCGCGACCcgacgcgcgacgaggccgtggccatggacgCGCTCGGGTTCCAGCACGGGGCCAAGGCGGTCGCGTCGTGGGTGTGGCCCAcgagcgaggcgctggcgggcgtgcgcggcgcCTTCGCAAAGGTCGTGGCCCGGAGTCCGGTCAGGGACCTGATCGTGAGGGGGGTGGCGGAGAGGATCCGCGCTCAGGGGCCGGGTGAGGGGGTTGTCGACGCGGCGTACTGGCGGCTGGGGACGCGGGTGTTGGTGTcggtcgtcaacggcggctaCGAGCCCATCAGAGACGACGTTGCTATCCCCCTTCCCGAGTCGTTGGCCGTCAAAACCAAGGAAAATGTGGTCTGGGGCAACGGGACGTGGACGCTCCAGGGGAGCCAGCTCCGGCTCAGGGGGcagtcggccatgtcgaccAACATGATCATTCTGggcgtgggtgggtga
- a CDS encoding uncharacterized protein (EggNog:ENOG503NWSS~COG:Q), whose protein sequence is MAPATANIPVIDLAGDEQADAVARQLVAAAEEHGFIYIKNRGHDIPAAAVDEAFSLSRKIFDTPLEEKQRCAIQTNNRGWTGMHAETLDPKNQKVGDLKEAFNFGEFVDGKAQQPIPSTVAADEARFAAFADLCRALCLKILRLLGLGLGVGDFFSSAHFTTQAGSGTVLRFLRYPPADSSSLMSSSHVRAGAHSDYGSITLLFRLPGQAGLEILRRDGVWAPVPVSPPGTAEDPAPPILVNIGDLLSYWTNRLFRSTVHRVVFPATATTAAATTTYALEGESSAAPRYSIAFFCHPVGSMRLEPVPSQRVKDYVPTGDATSANPYAERKVMTADEHLFMRLKETYGTLYDEKKEDAP, encoded by the exons atggcccccGCTACGGCCAACATCCCCGtcatcgacctcgccggcgacgagcaagCCGACGCGGTGGCccggcagctcgtcgccgccgccgaggagcacgGCTTCATCTACATCAAGAACCGCGGCCACGACAttcccgccgcggccgtcgacgaagcctTTTCCCTG TCGAGGAAAATCTTCGACACgccgctcgaggagaagcagcggTGCGCCATCCAGACCAACAACCGCGGCTGGACGGGCATGCACGCCGAGACGCTGGACCCCAAGAACCAAAAG GTTGGAGACTTGAAAGA AGCCTTCAACTTTGGCGagttcgtcgacggcaaggcccagcagcccattccctcgaccgtcgccgccgacgaggcccgctTCGCCGCCTTTGCGGATTTGTGTCGCGCCTTGTGCCTCAAGATCCTCcgccttctcggcctcggcctcggc GTCGGTGacttcttctcctcggcgcACTTCACCACGCAGGCCGGCTCCGGCACCGTCCTCCGCTTCCTGCGctacccgcccgccgactcATCCtcgttgatgtcgtcgagccacGTCCGCGCGGGCGCCCACTCCGACTACGGCTCCATCACGCTGCTTTTCCGCCTCcccggccaggccggcctcgagatcctccgccgcgacggcgtctgggcccccgtccccgtctccccgcccggcaccgccgaggaccccgcgccgcccatcctCGTCAACATCGGCGACCTGCTGTCGTACTGGACCAACCGCCTGTTCCGCAGCACCGTCCAccgcgtcgtcttccccgccaccgccaccaccgccgccgccactaccacctacgcgctcgagggcgagtcgagcgccgcgccgaggtaCTCCATTGCCTTCTTCTGCCATCCCGTCGGCTCCATGCGCCTGGAGCCCGTCCCCAGCCAGAGGGTCAAGGACTACGTTCCTACCGGGGACGCCACGAGCGCCAACCCGTACGCGGAGAGAAAGGTCATGACTGCTGATGAGCACCTTTTCATGAGACTCAAGGAGACGTATGGGACTCTGTacgacgagaagaaggaggatgCCCCATAA
- a CDS encoding uncharacterized protein (COG:S~EggNog:ENOG503P1R1): MTGLLLRICAVDHCCSLVAHDYRHLTQAHHRALVARAARLRRRRATRAPSTPLTQKRTTTTSHLPVHHRAGSTIHSLQHSLHSFDKVLPHRARPSMVAQHEIRRRSSAADRTSPVRESAMTPEATGATSSIFSPPSDRARAHSRTQAQDIDFARAENATRRLQGSTDNDADMMPPPPIPGDAGAAGRLSRSNSAASRITNRLSLTLPIALPSSDPSRPILRSAAGPPAMPPTPVEQSIIASPSDANGFIIAIAAQERRVLELREELARAEADLLTLKKQWTATGSYHNRSVGHDHHPDTPQQGTPGAALDDENAASRRSVDLDRRKMLLQNQGQNTPTQNRRRVIRGGHTRTLSLLSPAKLPSGFSVLEDGGAEGPKVPLSARTAANSPSPALSKRASWQPRSGHDSPMMPWLVEDFKLGLRAFVEDIRQITVGDEPITGHASQTTPPTQNGSAASKRSSASLERKASIQSSRSRSSLGLGLDAPISGTSTPTPSSRQAPAAAVEKPKPMRNKRFSWTPLGFDAVDDSDWANWDSPGPSKSPRWSGSTMNSTGLEEIMSIPEAGEEKSTPVYVLWHEWDKKVPWLIYRRAGRTGR; encoded by the coding sequence ATGACGGGTCTGCTCCTGCGAATCTGCGCCGTCGACCATTGCtgctccctcgtcgcccatgACTATCGCCACCTGACGCAGGCCCATCACCGAGCGCTCGTCGCCAGAGCTGCCcgactgcggcgccgcagagcCACCCGGGCTCCATCCACTCCTTTGACCCAGaagcgcaccaccaccaccagccatcTCCCGGTCCACCATCGCGCCGGGAGCACCATTCACTCGCTACAACACTCGTTACACTCGTTCGACAAAGTTTTGCCGCACAGGGCGCGCCCGAGCATGGTCGCGCAACACGAGATTCGTCGTCGGTCCTCAGCCGCCGACAGGACCTCCCCCGTGCGCGAATCAGCCATGACCCCTGAGGCTACTGGCGCTACCTCGTCCATCTTCTCTCCGCCATCTGACCGGGCACGCGCCCACTCGCGCACCCAGGCCCAAGACATCGACTTCGCCCGGGCGGAGAACGCCACTAGAAGACTACAAGGAAGCACCGACAACGACGCGgacatgatgccgccgccccccatacccggcgacgctggcgccgcggggcgTCTGTCGCGATCCAActcggcggcatcccgcATCACGAACCGCCTCTCCCTGACGCTGCCCATTGCTCTCCCCTCGAGCGATCCGTCACGACCGATCCTCAgatccgccgccggcccccccgCCATGCCTCCGACCCCGGTCGAGCAATCCATCATCGCCTCACCTTCCGACGCCAATGGGTTCATAATAGCAATCGCGGCTCAGGAGCGTCGggtgctggagctgcggGAGGAATTGGCTCGGGCAGAAGCGGATCTGTTGACGCTCAAGAAGCAGTGGACCGCCACAGGGTCTTATCACAACAGGTCGGTgggccacgaccaccacccagACACACCGCAGCAGGGCACGCCTGGCGCCGCGCTAGACGACGAGAACGCCGCGTCGCGACGGAGCGTGGACTTGGACCGCAGAAAGATGCTACTCCAGAACCAAGGCCAGAATACCCCGACGCAGAATCGCAGGCGTGTCATTCGGGGCGGGCACACGCGCACTCTGTCTCTGCTCTCGCCGGCCAAGCTACCATCGGGGTTCTCCGTGCTcgaggatggtggtgcggAGGGTCCCAAGGTGCCGCTGTCAGCTCGGACAGCAGCCAATTCTCCCAGTCCTGCGCTCTCGAAGCGGGCATCGTGGCAGCCCCGATCGGGCCACGACTCTCCGATGATGCCGTGGCTTGTCGAGGACTTCAAGCTGGGCTTGAGAGCCTTTGTGGAAGACATACGCCAGATTACCGTCGGAGACGAGCCCATCACGGGCCACGCCAGCCagaccacgccgccgacgcagaACGGGTCAGCGGCCAGCAAGCGGTCGTCAGCCAGCCTGGAAAGGAAAGCGTCGATTCAGTCGTCGCGCTCACGGAGCAGTCTGGGCCTGGGTCTGGACGCACCGATTTCCGGCACATCAACGCCCACCCCGAGCAGCAGACAGGCTcctgcggcagcggtggAAAAGCCCAAGCCGATGAGGAACAAGCGGTTCTCGTGGACGCCGCTGGGattcgacgccgtcgacgataGCGACTGGGCCAACTGGGACTCCCCGGGCCCGTCCAAGTCGCCGCGGTGGAGTGGGTCGACGATGAACAGCACGGGGCTCGAAGAGATAATGTCGATccccgaggcgggcgaggagaagTCGACGCCGGTGTACGTGTTGTGGCACGAGTGGGACAAGAAAGTACCTTGGCTAATCTATCGGCGCGCAGGAAGAACAGGACGATAA
- a CDS encoding DNA ligase (ATP) (COG:L~EggNog:ENOG503Q45T) — MPLPFSLVCDLLDECHRLCAARRSNAQAVADWFARHRGRIDAHDTNLPALLSTLLPDKRTDRVYCIQTPSLEKIIGRGLGLGASRIAELARYRQPGLGLDLADCVERLLVTTPNPTYTDKHRVSVEEIDALLHDLASRIKWSSPAIRSSQAGLTTRDRGDLEGIYRRLNAKEAKWLTRLVLKDYRPLILDSKLVYQCCHPVLPAILQVQDDFTAAINVLQAAKSPMLPNSGRSAHFGNEMIASVKPRLGVKVGRQNWFKARSIKHCSTLCYGRMSVEDKIDGEYCQIHVDATRDPPRIQIFSKSGKDSTEDRQGLRGAISKSLRLGMPASNVRKNCILEGELVVYSDLEGKILPFHRIRNHVSRRGRFMNTEDDTPPKPYENLMIVYFDMLLLDDCSLLDIRHSERFKLLERTIRRDTGRAELVSRKVIDFGGRYAISDLRQAFARTIVERGEGLVLKPDDPYFNFHDSSKRFSGLCIKLKKEYIGNFGDVGDLAVVGAGFNASKARSYMIPDLKWTHFYLACLENREEVKRWRAVPEFTVVTVVELNEAQLKSVLAFGNPMPVEPPDNVDTKLKIPRGLETNTPMRFAFRNPLVFDLRCFSFDKPGNVGFWTPRFPAVSKIHFDRDYTDTISLQELQEKAKEATRSPDMDDSQENLAWIARLEGADPHGRAVDANREYSFCRPGTGAPHNYQRVRRTAGSIDHATVVFSASGGRNIADSFKDLSTKAPAGAFIGNATSTQETATT; from the exons ATGCCTTTGCCATTCTCGCTCGTCTGCGACCTGTTGGACGAGTGCCACAGGCTATGCGCTGCCCGTCGATCAAATGCCCAGGCTGTTGCGGACTGGTTTGCTCGCCATCGGGGACGCATTGATGCGCACGACACGAACTTGCCGGCCCTGCTATCGACGTTGCTTCCAGACAAGAGGACGGACCGAGTGTACTGTATCCAGACCCCGTCACTCGAGAAGATCATAGGacgcggcctgggcctgggcgcaTCGCGCATTGCGGAACTGGCAAGGTATCGTCAGCCGGGACTCGGATTGGACTTGGCCGACTGCGTCGAACGCCTCCTGGTTACCACC CCCAATCCTACATATACTGACAAGCACCGCGTCTCCGTCGAGGAAATCGATGCGTTACTTCACGATCTAGCTTCAAGAATCAAATGGAGTTCCCCAGCCATTCGCAGCTCGCAGGCAGGTCTGACGACCCGCGACCGCGGCGACTTGGAAGGCATCTACCGGCGGCTCAACGCCAAGGAAGCAAAATGGCTTACTCGACTTGTCCTCAAAGACTATAGGCCGTTGATCCTCGACTCCAAGCTCGTTTATCAGTGCTGTCATCCGGTCCTTCCAGCAATACTGCAAGTTCAAGACGACTTTACAGCAGCCATCAACGTCTTGCAAGCAGCGAAAAGCCCCATGCTCCCAAATTCCGGTCGTTCGGCACATTTTGGGAATGAAATGATCGCGTCCGTAAAACCCCGGCTGGGCGtcaaggtaggtaggcaaAATTGGTTCAAGGCTCGGAGCATCAAGCACTGCAGCACGCTCTGCTACGGCCGCATGAGCGTCGAGGATAAAATCGACGGTGAATACTGTCAGATTCATGTCGATGCCACCCGCGACCCTCCTAGGATACAGATATTCTCCAAGAGCGGCAAGGATAGTACGGAAGACAGACAAGGTTTGCGAGG TGCGATATCGAAATCACTCAGATTGGGCATGCCGGCATCAAACGTTCGGAAAAACTGCATTTTGGAAGGTGAATTAGTTGTCTATAGCGACTTG GAAGGCAAGATTCTCCCTTTTCATAGGATCCGAAATCACGTGTCGCGCAGGGGGCGCTTTATGAATACAGAAGATGACACGCC GCCCAAGCCATACGAAAATTTAATGATAGTATATTTCGACATGCTGCTTCTGGACGATTGCTCCTTGCTCGACATTCGCCACTCTGAGCGTTtcaagctgctcgagcgGACAATCCGCCGTGAcacaggcagggcagagctTGTGTCGAGGAAGGTCATTGATTTCGGTGGTCGCTACGCCATTTCCGACCTCCGACAAGCCTTCGCAAGGACAATTGTCGAACGCGGCGAAGGCCTCGTGCTGAAGCCAGACGATCCCTACTTCAACTTTCACGACAGCAGCAAGCGATTTTCGGGACTTTGCATAAAGCTGAAGAAGGAATACATTGGCAACTTTGGTGACGTTGGAGACTTAGCAGTGGTTGGTGCGGGCTTCAATGCATCCAAGGCACGTTCCTACATGATCCCAGACCTGAAGTGGACACACTTTTACTTGGCCTGTTTGGAAAACAGGGAGGAGGTGAAGAGGTGGCGTGCAGTCCCCGAGTTCACAGTCGTGACGGTTGTGGAGCTGAACGAGGCACAACTCAAGTCTGTTCTGGCTTTCGGCAACCCCAtgcccgtcgagccgccTGATAATGTTGACACCAAGCTAAAGATCCCACGCGGGCTTGAGACCAACACACCCATGCGCTTTGCTTTCCGAAACCCCCTCGTCTTTGACTTGAGGTGCTTCAGCTTTGACAAGCCCGGAAACGTGGGTTTCTGGACCCCGCGGTTCCCCGCGGTTTCCAAAATCCACTTTGACCGCGACTATACAGATACAATCTCGCTCCAAGAACTCCAGGAGAAGGCCAAAGAGGCAACCAGAAGCCCAGATATGGACGACAGCCAGGAAAATCTGGCCTGGATTGCGCGGCTCGAAGGGGCTGACCCCCATGGACGCGCTGTTGATGCT AACCGTGAATACAGCTTCTGCCGACCTGGAACAGGCGCTCCACACAACTACCAGAGAGTTCGCCGTACCGCAGGCTCCATTGATCACGCCACCGTCGTCTTCTCTGCCAGTGGAGGCCGCAACATCGCCGACTCCTTCAAAGACCTCTCTACGAAAGCGCCAGCTGGAGCCTTTATTGGAAATGCCACCAGCACGCAAGAAACAGCGACAACTTGA
- a CDS encoding uncharacterized protein (EggNog:ENOG503P4EM~COG:S~TransMembrane:2 (i37-54o60-78i)), whose product MAGRAFKPKLAPSRTPHSFYPSSRYASFVKTVFSQNAIFLFAALFQLLVCVLLPDGFAIVPAAVLLLGYVLSSLLHLLSQHHSTLLAWSPPSPYTEHVVPGRATAQFPSCSSSGGRAVFASDTPASQGLVVFNLGVQTNHPLGWLCPGGRETSEHFLAMHAELLRDRGGDSSQHGLIAGNTWRGNAGNNASTILVTYYFRDVRALHRFAHGPLHRAAWDWYGQGRRYPHIGVYHETFEVAPRSYETVYVNCSPIGLGAGSVRCGGGEGSGGGDSGGGGVPTDDHKGGEEERWVNTLVSADVPALKTQMARMGRDEQGNELR is encoded by the exons ATGGCGGGCCGCGCGTTCAAGCCCAAGCTCGCGCCTTCGCGTACGCCGCACAGCTTCTATCCCAGCTCACGATATGCG AGCTTCGTCAAGACCGTCTTCTCGCAAAACGCCATCTTTTTGTTCGCCGCTTTgttccagctcctcgtctgcgtcctcctccccgacGGCTTTGCCatcgtccccgccgccgtcctcctgCTTGGCTATGTGCTCTCCTCGCTCTTACACCTCCTTTCCCAGCACCATTCCACGCTCTTGGCTTGGTCCCCTCCCAGCCCGTACACGGAGCACGTCGTCCCCGGCCGCGCCACCGCGCAGTtcccctcctgctcctcctccggcggccgcgcagtCTTCGCCTCGGATACTCCGGCGtcgcagggcctcgtcgtcttcaacCTCGGCGTGCAGACCAACCACCCGCTCGGCTGGCTCtgcccgggcgggcgcgagaCGTCGGAACACTTCCTCGCCATGCACGCTGAGCTGCTGAGGgaccgtggcggcgacagcagccagCACGGTCTCATCGCCGGCAACACGTGGCGCGGTAACGCGGGCAACAACGCGAGCACCATCCTCGTCACCTACTACTTCCGCGACGTGCGCGCGCTGCACCGCTTCGCCCACGGGCCGCTGCACCGCGCCGCCTGGGACTGGTACGGGCAGGGCCGGCGGTACCCGCACATTGGCGTCTACCACGAGACGTTTGaggtggcgccgcgctcgtaCGAGACTGTCTACGTGAACTGCTCGCCCATCGGCCTGGGGGCCGGCTCGGTtcgttgtggtggtggtgaaggcagcggcggcggcgacagcggcggcggaggggtgccgaccgacgaccacaagggcggggaggaggagcgctgGGTGAATACGCTGGTGAGCGCAGATGTGCCGGCGCTGAAGACGcagatggcgaggatggggCGTGATGAGCAGGGGAATGAGCTACGGTAG
- a CDS encoding uncharacterized protein (COG:S~EggNog:ENOG503P1R1), producing MTGLLLRICAVDHCCSLVAHDYRHLTQAHHRALVARAARLRRRRATRAPSTPLTQKRTTTTSHLPVHHRAGSTIHSLQHSLHSFDKVLPHRARPSMVAQHEIRRRSSAADRTSPVRESAMTPEATGATSSIFSPPSDRARAHSRTQAQDIDFARAENATRRLQGSTDNDADMMPPPPIPGDAGAAGRLSRSNSAASRITNRLSLTLPIALPSSDPSRPILRSAAGPPAMPPTPVEQSIIASPSDANGFIIAIAAQERRVLELREELARAEADLLTLKKQWTATGSYHNRSVGHDHHPDTPQQGTPGAALDDENAASRRSVDLDRRKMLLQNQGQNTPTQNRRRVIRGGHTRTLSLLSPAKLPSGFSVLEDGGAEGPKVPLSARTAANSPSPALSKRASWQPRSGHDSPMMPWLVEDFKLGLRAFVEDIRQITVGDEPITGHASQTTPPTQNGSAASKRSSASLERKASIQSSRSRSSLGLGLDAPISGTSTPTPSSRQAPAAAVEKPKPMRNKRFSWTPLGFDAVDDSDWANWDSPGPSKSPRWSGSTMNSTGLEEIMSIPEAGEEKSTPVKNRTITGEAPLLSPQKLEEILPSVVNRLSPSNLKRTANNLMDEWEKSLVSPTAVDKENEA from the exons ATGACGGGTCTGCTCCTGCGAATCTGCGCCGTCGACCATTGCtgctccctcgtcgcccatgACTATCGCCACCTGACGCAGGCCCATCACCGAGCGCTCGTCGCCAGAGCTGCCcgactgcggcgccgcagagcCACCCGGGCTCCATCCACTCCTTTGACCCAGaagcgcaccaccaccaccagccatcTCCCGGTCCACCATCGCGCCGGGAGCACCATTCACTCGCTACAACACTCGTTACACTCGTTCGACAAAGTTTTGCCGCACAGGGCGCGCCCGAGCATGGTCGCGCAACACGAGATTCGTCGTCGGTCCTCAGCCGCCGACAGGACCTCCCCCGTGCGCGAATCAGCCATGACCCCTGAGGCTACTGGCGCTACCTCGTCCATCTTCTCTCCGCCATCTGACCGGGCACGCGCCCACTCGCGCACCCAGGCCCAAGACATCGACTTCGCCCGGGCGGAGAACGCCACTAGAAGACTACAAGGAAGCACCGACAACGACGCGgacatgatgccgccgccccccatacccggcgacgctggcgccgcggggcgTCTGTCGCGATCCAActcggcggcatcccgcATCACGAACCGCCTCTCCCTGACGCTGCCCATTGCTCTCCCCTCGAGCGATCCGTCACGACCGATCCTCAgatccgccgccggcccccccgCCATGCCTCCGACCCCGGTCGAGCAATCCATCATCGCCTCACCTTCCGACGCCAATGGGTTCATAATAGCAATCGCGGCTCAGGAGCGTCGggtgctggagctgcggGAGGAATTGGCTCGGGCAGAAGCGGATCTGTTGACGCTCAAGAAGCAGTGGACCGCCACAGGGTCTTATCACAACAGGTCGGTgggccacgaccaccacccagACACACCGCAGCAGGGCACGCCTGGCGCCGCGCTAGACGACGAGAACGCCGCGTCGCGACGGAGCGTGGACTTGGACCGCAGAAAGATGCTACTCCAGAACCAAGGCCAGAATACCCCGACGCAGAATCGCAGGCGTGTCATTCGGGGCGGGCACACGCGCACTCTGTCTCTGCTCTCGCCGGCCAAGCTACCATCGGGGTTCTCCGTGCTcgaggatggtggtgcggAGGGTCCCAAGGTGCCGCTGTCAGCTCGGACAGCAGCCAATTCTCCCAGTCCTGCGCTCTCGAAGCGGGCATCGTGGCAGCCCCGATCGGGCCACGACTCTCCGATGATGCCGTGGCTTGTCGAGGACTTCAAGCTGGGCTTGAGAGCCTTTGTGGAAGACATACGCCAGATTACCGTCGGAGACGAGCCCATCACGGGCCACGCCAGCCagaccacgccgccgacgcagaACGGGTCAGCGGCCAGCAAGCGGTCGTCAGCCAGCCTGGAAAGGAAAGCGTCGATTCAGTCGTCGCGCTCACGGAGCAGTCTGGGCCTGGGTCTGGACGCACCGATTTCCGGCACATCAACGCCCACCCCGAGCAGCAGACAGGCTcctgcggcagcggtggAAAAGCCCAAGCCGATGAGGAACAAGCGGTTCTCGTGGACGCCGCTGGGattcgacgccgtcgacgataGCGACTGGGCCAACTGGGACTCCCCGGGCCCGTCCAAGTCGCCGCGGTGGAGTGGGTCGACGATGAACAGCACGGGGCTCGAAGAGATAATGTCGATccccgaggcgggcgaggagaagTCGACGCCGGT GAAGAACAGGACGATAACGGGAGAGGCGCCACTGCTGTCGCCgcagaagctcgaggagattCTGCCCAGCGTGGTGAATAGGCTGTCACCGAGCAACCTCAAACGTACGGCCAACAATCTGATGGACGAGTGGGAGAAGTCGCTCGtgtcgcccacggcggtTGACAAAGAGAATGAGGCgtga